One stretch of bacterium DNA includes these proteins:
- a CDS encoding electron transfer flavoprotein subunit alpha/FixB family protein: protein MAKLLLIVEQRRGAIREASFELITLARELEAAAGLAPVGVVVGSGVAPLAETMARYLPRVICVDEPALGEFRYETHAAALKAVIASEAPLLTLAPQSAFGAELIPRLALELDLPCATDCLQLELADGAPSVLRSIYGGKILSRSDFAPAAGYLVTLRGGSYSAAPEAAAPGTVEALPCPPLPATVLTEHLGYREAAGEAVDIGQAPFLLAIGRGIKDEEGVAKAQALAARLGAVLACSRPVVDKKWLGKERQVGTSGRNVKPKVYLALGISGAFQHVAGLKGAGTVIAVNRDAKAPIFRAADYGAAEDLFKILDALAEQSGA, encoded by the coding sequence ATGGCCAAGCTGCTGCTCATCGTCGAACAGCGCCGCGGCGCGATCCGCGAGGCGAGCTTCGAGCTGATCACGCTCGCCCGCGAGCTGGAGGCCGCGGCCGGGCTCGCGCCGGTCGGTGTCGTCGTCGGCAGCGGCGTGGCGCCGCTCGCCGAGACGATGGCCCGCTACCTGCCGCGTGTGATCTGCGTCGACGAGCCCGCGCTGGGCGAGTTCCGCTACGAGACGCACGCCGCGGCGCTGAAGGCCGTCATCGCCAGCGAGGCGCCGCTGCTCACGCTCGCGCCGCAGTCGGCCTTCGGCGCCGAGCTGATCCCGCGCCTGGCGCTCGAGCTGGACCTGCCCTGCGCGACGGACTGCCTGCAGCTCGAGCTGGCGGACGGCGCCCCCAGCGTGCTGCGCAGCATCTATGGCGGCAAGATCCTCTCGCGCTCGGACTTCGCGCCGGCGGCGGGTTACTTGGTTACTCTGCGCGGCGGCAGCTACTCGGCGGCGCCTGAGGCGGCAGCGCCTGGCACCGTGGAGGCGCTGCCCTGCCCGCCGCTGCCGGCGACCGTCCTCACCGAGCACCTCGGCTACCGGGAGGCGGCGGGCGAGGCCGTCGACATCGGGCAGGCACCCTTCCTGCTTGCGATCGGGCGGGGTATCAAGGACGAGGAGGGCGTCGCCAAGGCGCAGGCCCTCGCCGCGCGCCTCGGCGCCGTGCTGGCCTGTTCGCGACCGGTCGTCGACAAGAAGTGGCTCGGCAAGGAGCGCCAGGTGGGAACCTCGGGACGCAACGTGAAGCCGAAGGTCTACCTCGCGCTCGGCATCAGCGGCGCCTTCCAGCACGTGGCGGGCCTGAAGGGCGCGGGCACGGTCATCGCCGTGAACCGCGACGCCAAGGCGCCCATCTTCCGCGCCGCCGACTACGGCGCCGCGGAGGACCTCTTCAAGATTCTCGATGCCCTTGCCGAGCAGAGCGGCGCCTAG